In the genome of Cervus elaphus chromosome 5, mCerEla1.1, whole genome shotgun sequence, the window GGGTCCTCTTGAGACATTTGCATTCTGGCCCAAGCCTCATATTGTGACTTGCAGAAACAGTTACTTTGCATGTCCCTAAGAGGTGGAATGGTATTTTCATTCTGTGGTTAATGAAGCCACGCTTGGGTCTTCCTTCCCATGCATCTCACCTCTCCCATTGGCTTCCTCTCAGGGCCCAGTCGTATGCAGAGAGGCTGCGTCTGGGCCTGGCTGTCATCCATGGGGAGGCCCAGTGTGCGGAGATGGACATGGACGATGGCCGCCATTCCCCGCCGATGGTCAAGAACGCGACTGTCCACCCAGGGCTGGAATTGCCGTGTAAGATCAGCCGTGTCTTTATTCTGTTTGTAAATCGAAGACAGTTTTGAATAGTACGAATGGCTAGGAGTTCATTCCTACATGGATGtattctggtatttttttttttacaagtttgaaattttatttctttttttagtattattacaggttttagattttatttctttttttaatattaatatgatttaaaaattactttatattggagtatagttgatttacagtaccGTGTTAATTTtgagtgtatagcaaagtggtttaGTTATTtgtggttgttgctgtttagttgctaagttgtgtgtctgactcttttgtgaccccgtggactgtagcccaccagactcctctgtccatgggatttcccaggcaagaatgctggagtgggttgccatttccttctccaggggatcttcctgatccagggattgaacctgcatctcctgaattggcaggtggattcttaaccactgagctaccagggaagcctagtttaGTTATTATATCTATTAcacatattacacacacacatatctattctttttcagattcttttcccttatgcgttattacagagtattgagtagagtcccctgtggtatacagtaggtccttgctgactGTTTTACATACACTAGTGTATATATTAACATATCTGTTAGTCCCCAACTCCTAACTAATTTATCTCCCTTCacacctctcccctttggtaaccataaatctgtttcctaagtctgtgagtttgttttgtaaataagttcatctgtgtgcttttttagattctgtttaTAAGTGACATGCTAtcttggtattttaaaataattgaatggTATTACAGTGGTTTCGCCTTTCGTGAAATATTTTGTTACACACATTTGTAGGCATCGAGGACAGTAGAGCTAATATGGGTAGCACTTGGTTTTCCAAGACTGTGAAATAATTTTGCCTTTAGTAAAAAGTTGTATGTATAGTGGCATGAATATTTTGGTAAGATGGGTGATGgcgctttccaggtggtgctagtggtatagaacctgcctgccgatgcaggagacttaagagaaacgggttggatccctgggtcaggaagattgcctggaggcgggcatggcaacccactccagtattcttgcctggagaatcctgtggacagaagagcctcgtgggctacagtctatagggtcacagagcgtcagacatgactgaagcgacttagtacacttGCACACAAGATGGATGTTGGCAAGCATTGGTCAAATATCAGGCTTTGGTGATCAGGTAACTAGCATTTATTTTAGTGATGTAGCTCTTTTGACCTGATAcctaacttttttgtttttagtaatttacttgttgatttatttttggctgtgctgggcctttgttgctgcatgggcttttctctacttgtgacgagcaggggctactctctagtttggGTGCTAGaacttctccttgcggtggcttctcttgttgcagagcacgggcttagctgctctgcagcatgtggaatcttcccagatcaggaatcaaacccatgtccccggcattggcaggcggattcttaacccactgtgccaccagggaggtcctgtgGAGGCCTATTCTCTGGATGCTGTAATGAAGTCTGTCTCTTTTAATCGCCACCAAATTACGTGTTGAGTTTGTGCTGCTCCCAAAGCCACTTATGAGCAGGGACTGAGCGTACCAGGAGTGAAGCTTTTGTtgtcttagtcttttttttttttggcctcaaccCTAGCCATgcctatttttcatttcaaactgATAGAATTTTGGGAGGGAAAGGGAAGCTTACCAAAGAGTCAACAGGAGCATCAAACTAGAGCTGAGTTTCTGTTGTGGTCTGACAGGAGAGACTAGCttgcagtctttttctttttttacggAGAAAAATGGTCACGAAAGGGaccacatctctttaagaattgggGAGGCCAGCATAACCACCTACCCACATGGTTTAATTTACAGACAGGATTTGAGGAAGGTTTTTCTGATGTTGGTGGTTTACTTCCTCCTCTTTTAGGTGATGCTTATATGCAGAGCCTTTGTGACTGCCCAAATTCAGGAAATTGCTCTTGTTTCCGGGATGGGTAATCAGGAAATGTCTATTGAAGTTTGCCAGTAATGTAGTGTTGGATTTCAGCCTGGCTGATTTGCTGGTACACGCGGAGGGACACCTGTTCTTCAGGTTTATAGCACCTGTCAAGAGGAGTCAGCTCTGGTGGATGGCCTGCCGATAATCACTAAACTGTAGAATGACCCTGAATTTAGcctcttccctttccctcacTACTCCTACAGTAGATATTTCAGATTTAAAAGAAGCTTTCCAagacttcccctgtggtccagtggttaagtctccacacttccagtgcaggggggcaCAGATCGGGGAagtaagatcttgcatgccacgcAGAGtggctgaaaaaaattaaaaagctttccCCAAAAAGCAGGATGTCTGTTCTGAAATACTTCTGCCCCCTCAGTTTACtggggcctcccttgtggctgagcagtgaagaatctgcctgcagggcaggagcctcaggagacgcgggttcatcTCTGGGTTAGGAGAGTCCCCGGGAGCAGGCCACGGCGAcccctccggtattcttgcctggagaatgtccccgtgaatagaggagcctggcgggctgtagtcgaTGGGGTCGCGGAGTCAGTCAGGCCGCACGCCCAGTTTACTAACCCCCTTTTCAAAGTGAATTCCTCTGTCCCTTCTGCATCCTGTAGTTTGCTTTGTATTCGGGGTGGGCCTTTTTCACATGTAAATTTTGTAGTAGATAAGAAGCCTCAACTTTAAGGACCAGTTAAATCAGGAAAAGATGATGGACTTGTGATTATTGTCTTCAGCTTCCTAATTTTCAGGAAACTGATTATGTCAGTGGTGTAGCTATTTGATAGTGAGGTTACATTCTTTGTCCCAGGAAGGTCACTgtggaagaaaatgaagtcaaGCCAGCTCTTTGACAGCATTTCCCTGTTTACTTTCTAAGCGGCatttatttacatacatacagAGTGTGTCTGTTCTGAGTGGCATTGTGGTATGGCTGCTTCTCTGTACCAGTGAGCTCTTTCTTGCTCTGCTCCTCCACCCTCCATCTGGAGGCCCCCGTGCACCCAGCGTGGTCTGGGTCTTGGGCGCACAGGGCCCCTGAGCCCTTGAAATGCAGTTGGTCCCAACTGAGAATCACCACATGTGGAGAAGGCATACCAAATAAGAAGAcagtgatgagaaaaaaaaaagtctctaatAAAGGTGCATATCGATTATGTGTCAAAATCATAATATGTTAGGTATACTGAGTACAGGAAAAATCTGTgaatttcatctgtttctttttgctttgtgaTGTGGGTATGGAAAGTTTAAACTCGGCTTCCTTGCTGGTGGACGGTGCTCCTCTAGATAACCCACCTCTGAGAGGCCTCAGGTTGACTAAGGGGAAtccacacatttttaaattgtctGTCCGGGCTCTGCCACCCGTTTCAGGGAATGTGATGTGATGACTTCATTCACCTAGTGACCCTTGGCTGACTGGGATCTTGtgatttgttttgctttcctAGTGATGATGGCCAAGGAGAAGCCGCCCATAACGGTAGTTGGAGATGTGGGAGGACGCATCGCGATCATAGTGGTAGGTCACTGTCTCCCGTCCTGGGCAGACCTTGTAGCAGGTGTCCATCTTGGGATGGGTGTCCGGTGATGATCGTACATTTAAATGGATCCGTCTGGCCTTGAACCCCTTAGGACAAGTAGCAGAAACTTTTAAACCAGATGAACAGGGATCGTTATTACAACTTACACATGTAAAATGAGCACAGTAGTGGCACCTGTAAGTAAATTCAGTTCCACAAATAACCTTGTCTTCAGGGCCCTGGGTTCTATCAAACCAGCTGACCCCGCTCCTCACCTGTAAGTCTATGGGTCGTGAAGTGAGCTCGACGGCCCTTCCACTTTCACCAATGAGAACATGTGTCTCCTTTGTTGCTTTAACACAGTACCTGTGCTCCCAGCTCTAAACTGCCTCTGCTGGGCCACAGGATCAGACCTTTACTATGGCTTACTTCATTGCTCTGTTCCCATCAATTAGCTTTCTCTTGGGCAAACAGTAAATGAGACACTGGCTATGTGGTTTTCATCAGAAGTTTGAAATAGATAGGGGAAGGAATCTTGGGAGATCTCCTGAGCTGAAGCAGAATGTCACGCTGTAAGGCTTTGCCGCGCTCTCCTCTGAAGTTCAGTCCGCGCGGCTCTGTTGCCGCTGCCGAgggctgctcagtcctgtctttgACCCGGGCGGATGGCTCCGTTCTTCCCTTGGACACCCTCGGAAGCAAAGTGCAGAGAGGCACACGTTTACAGACGGGGGTGGAGGGACCTCCTCGAGCCCGAGCGTGGGTCTGTCCGCAGGATGACATCATCGACGACGTGGAGAGCTTCGTGGCCGCTGCGGAGATTCTGAAGGAGAGAGGCGCTTACAGGATCTACGTCATGGCCACACACGGCATCCTGTCCGCAGAGGCCCCCCGTCTGATCGAGGAGTCCTCCATCGACGAGGTCTGTCTGCTCTTTTTGaggttttaaatctttattttatacGGAAAGAGCTAACATTATTTCCATGTAAGGTAGACGTCCTGGGTGAGCCATTCAGGGAAGTGCACTTAGCCTAACTTAGAGGTCTGTCTGCTCCTGAGTCATGATTTGCTGCTCTGTCTTCTGTGGatagttcagtggctcagtcagtatCACTTCCTCCCTCTCCAAAGGACTGAAATCATGCTTTGGGTGGCTAGCCATCTGGGCAGATGTCAGATTTACAGTtagaaatatgggcttccctggtagctcggcggtaaagaatacacctgtggtgcaggagacacaggttcgatccctaggtcaggaagatcccctggagcagggcatggcaaccactccagtattcttgcctggagactctcatggacagaggagcctggtgggctgcagtctatagggttgcaaagagtcgaacatgattaaagtgacttagcacacatgcgtgCGCAGTTAGGAATATGTCTATTTTCATAAAGACTTGCTCTCTGTACTTCAGTATAATTTGTATTTCAGTATAATTTCATTCTAAAGTAGCATTTCTCTCAAGACCTAAATTCTTCCCTAATAGGAAGGTTTCTTGCAGAGCTAGGTCTCACCCTATCATTTCTGCATACATAGACCAAGACCTCCATAAGCTTCTCTTTTGAATCCTTTCCCTTGAATGTAAACCTTCCCTTGTGTAGTATTGGTTTAGTTTGTAAAAACATACCCTGTGAAGTTAGGTTTTGTAGTTTGAAACTTGGTCTGTGGGTACCAAATGTTAGATACACGTTTCCAAGTGACCACCTCAGGCCACACAACATCAGTGACAGTGTTTATTTTCCATTACTGCGTCAACCAGGTGGTGGTGACGAATACTGTCCCTCACGAGGTGCAGAAGCTGCAGTGTCCCAAGATAAAGACTGTGGACATCAGTCTGATTCTTTCTGAAGCAATCCGGAGAATCCACAACGGGGAGTCCATGGCGTACCTCTTCCGGAACATCACAGTGGACGACTAGCTCTCGCGGTTGCCTGGGCCCTAGAACTCCTAAGGAAAACATGTGAAGAGCAGTGCCATCAATTATGTACACGGTGTTTCCTTTCAAGGGAGGCACATGGTTTCTCTTGCCACGTTCGGTGGGTAGGAGGCATTAAGATAGTCCAGGGGACAACAGGGATCGTGGGGGAGTGGCCtcagctgtctgctgtcaccatccTGTCTCTTAAAAAAAGTTAGATGCCTTCCTGAATAGAATCTGAAAATCTTGCTGGTGTTGAAAGGGAGTGAAAGGCAGATGAAACCCTGACCCTCTTAACGTTCATTCAGTTGTTTCCACCGCAGGGCACATCCGTGTTAATGTTGAACCCGGTTAGGGAAGCTGAGGACCGTTCCTGTTCCACTTGTCGTCTCGCCGGTCAGCTTTCTCCAAGTCTTTTCTAGAGAATCCCATTTTTCTttaagaacccgcttgccaatagCCAGTGAACAACGTTGCATTGGTGGTGGTGCTCCTAGCGAGGACTTCACATTAGCGAGTCACGCTTATCTCTGGGTCCCTGCGTTGCTCTTAAATTGCAAATAAAAGAATTTGCTGTGTTAGTGTCTTCACTGCAGAGCTGCCCACTCCTGCCTTCTGTCCAGACGCTGCAGAAGCCAGTGCCTTGAATGCGGGACGGCCCAGGTCCATGGCTGGCCCCAGCCCTGGACAGACGTGCCCCTCTGCACATTCCATCCCCTTCCCCTCATGTTCCCTGAAGTTAAATTcttgttgaataagtgaatgtTTGAATATTGATATCTGAATATTTGAATGTTCAATATTTGAAACCTAGGTGGTAGTTGTTATTTTAATAGACCTAAACTGTACTTTTCCCCTGTGTGCTAGGTGACATTTAGGTTGGTTGCGTTATTTAGGACTGCACTTCATTTTTCTGCCAACATTTAAAATGACACAATCCTGATTCTGTTATAGTTGACATCTTATTTGTCAGGCAGGCCTTGCTACAAGTGCCACATAGACTTTTTCTAGTCTGATCCAAGTCAGAACTGAATGAAACGGGAGGAAACAGTGTCTGCCCGGAAATGAACTGCAGTTGCTCATTTGTTCTGTTGGTTCCTGAGATTAAATAAACACCGATTCACTTACTTGTACCATTGCATTTCTCTGTGGGGAAGTTTCCTGGACATTCTTCTCCCTTTCCTAACAGCTAGGAAAGTTCCCCAGCCCACCGTGGAGACTTGAGCACATTCCCTTTCTCAAGCACACAAAAAAGTTGCCTTCTGTTAAGAGTCCAAGTAGGAGGATCTTGAGAAAAGAACTTAATTGTGAAATGATTCCCGTGGTTGTAGAGGAAGTGTCGTGGACTGCCGTTACTCAGCAGACTGGTTTTGTCCTGGAGGTTGGGCCAATGACCCTTCCCGGGTCTCTCTCATCAGCTGTCAAAGGGGAGGTTTGGAATCGAAAGCCAAGGTCCTTTTCAACCCAAATTCCATTTATACCTCCAGTGAGTGTTTTCTGTGTCTCCAGGAGATTTTAAAGGTACTTATTCAACAGAAGCATTTAGGTGTACATTTCCTGGGGTTAGAATTGGAGTATGTTAGAATAAGCCCTTTGCATTGGCATTTAGTGAGTCCTAGTGTGtgcccaggggcgggggagcctggtgggcttccgtctatggggtcgcacagagtcagacacaactgcagcgacttagcagcagcagcagcagtgtgtgggCCTAGCACGATAGCAAGTCTCGGGGACGTGAAAATGGAAACATGAGGGCCCAGAGAGTTGATGTTCTGGCCTTAGCTAGTATAGTAGCAGTCATATTCTTCTGGAAGGTCCCTGAACTTAGAATCGATTAAGCCCACACATTTCACCCTCCGATACAGCTGACGCTGAATCCAAAAGCTTCAGGTATGACTCTCTGACCTGCCTTTATGTTTTCTAATGTAGGAGTGTATGTGCACGAAAGACTgcaaagaatttttttctccctatttTTTGGCCACTCCtcgcggcatgtgagatcttagttccccaaccagggatggaacccctgccctcagcagtggacacgcagagtcctaaccactagaccaccagggaggtctgaATAATTTCTTCTGATCTCAACAACCCCTCTGAaggcctgctgtgtgccaggctctgggaaTATCATAGTGAACAAAAATCCTTGGGTTGTTAACCCTCATGGAGGTTACAGACTCGTTAACTCCATTTCCAAGAAACACCGCTTTTATTTTGGAGGGGCGTAGGGAGTGAACATAGAGGCTATCAATTTTACCGGTTCAAActaaaaattttactttgaaaagtagtgaaaataaTATCTAGTATAAGTGCTGGTACAGGTTTTCTTCATCTGGAAGGTAAACACTGAAAGCAGTACCCATTCCCTGGGAGAATCTGGCATGGGAGAACAAGCCTCAGTTGCTGAGAGCATCACTTTCCCCCTGCTCCTATCTCATCAGCCCTGCCTTGTAACCAGGGGAGATGCTGGCACATGACCACGTGAATCTGTTCTGAGATAAGCGAGGCCAGGGCAGCACAGAAAGTTCTGTCAGCTTGCGGCTAACTGGAACCACCTGGGTAGTGTGACTGGTATTTAAGTTACCTTCCCTCTGATTGAGCAAAGATATGGGAACTGTGCCCAAGGGGCCAAGGTCTCACAACTGTGTCTCTTAGATTGCCATTGCCCTGTGAAGGGAACACAAAAAACCCAGTGGCCATGAGGCCTCTTTAATCTTTGCATTATTGTGACCCGCCCCCCACTCCCCGAGTGAACCAGCTGGAATCTAGGTGAGCCTTAGGGGGCCTCCACCCTTCTATCCCCAAATTGATGTgttccctgggtgggggtgggggtggggggcgtttACTGAGAACCAAAATTGGTGGCGCTTTGGGGTGTGCCCAGGGCTTCCCAACCCACTAGAACAGGCTCTCCTTGCATCTGGGGTGGCTTCAAGGACCAGCAGGTCTCCCCTCCGAGGCTAACTCTGCTGGGCGCGTTCTTCCGTGGAATCCTCCGAATGCGCGTGGGGCCCCCCACAACCGGGCAGCGAACGGGGCCACGAACTTCGTTCCAAACGTCCGCCGGCCGCTTGGACACTGCACTTCCGAGTTCGAGCTCGGTGATCGGATGGCGGCGGGCTGACGGCAGAGGCTCTGCGGTCCCGGGACCCGGATTTCCCGGGAGCGAAGAGTGGGAAGCCCGGTGGCCGGGCGCTTCCTCTCCGTCCTCCAGACAGGCTCCAGACCGAGACTGGTGCCCAGCGCGGCTGAACCCAGGGGCAGGGGCGCCCCGGGGCCTCTCAGGGGCCCAGAAAGGCCCCGGAGGCGGGGCAAGCAGTAAGGCAGGCAGGGCCGCCCGAGAAGGCGCACGATGCCGCCCGCGACGGCGACCCCCTCGGTCTCCCTCCGGGAGCTGGCCGACCTCGCCATCGGCACCCCGGAGGTGGGCGCCGTCAACTTCACGGCCCTGCACACGCTCCTTGTGGCCATGCTCAAGAGCCTCAACCTGCAGGATACGCGGATCGACTTCCAGTCTCCGATGCTCGACCAGAGTCGCTCCTTTGAGTCCGCGCGGGTGTCGACCAGCACCCCGCAGCTGCCTGGGCCCAAAGAGAGGCGAAGGAGCAGCGTGGCCAGGGCGCAGACGCTGGAGACCCAGGTGAAGGACCTGGGTGGCCAGGTCCAGGACCTCGGCCGGCAGCTCAAGACCATGGGGAGCCAGGTGCAGGCCATCGTGGCGCACGTGCAGCACTTCCCCACCCAGACTGGCGGGCTGGAAGACCGCGACTGGCTGGAAACGAAGGATTTGGCCTTGCTGACGCAGGAGAAGGGGCAGACAGGGCCAACGAAAGGCAGGAGGGACAGCAAGCCGGTCTTCCAGGTGGGTGTGCGGGCGGTCCGCCCCCTCCAGGCCGCTCTCCAGCGCCCCGCCCCCAGGGAGCTGAGCTTCTGAGACGCGCTCCTGGGAGGAGTCCCGGAGGCCAGAGGGAGGCGTGGGAAGGCCGGGTCCAGGCCGGGAGCCCCGGGGCTCGTTTTCTACCTCTTAGGGCCCCGAGCTGCTCCAGGACCTCATGGAAGACATGAAGATTTTGAAGGAAGCCCATCAAAAGAAGGAGCAGCCTGAGTTGCAGCCCGAGGTGAGGGCGGCTGGGGACCCCACCTTGGGGAGCTGAGTGACCCCCTTCCTGGGCAGCCTTCTTCCTCCCCTCTGCTTACCCGGGGCTCACCCACCACTTGTCAGACACCCATGCGTCCTGAACAGACCCAGAGAGGGTCCAAGAACTTCTCAGAATGTTCTTTAAGTGACTTTCCTTTAAACTAGAATAAAGGAGCAAGGTGGTGGATGTTGAGGGATAAAGTTTGGTCCAAGAGAAGGGAGCTAGAACGAGAGGGTCATGGGTCACCACCCGCAGCCCCCCAGGCAACACCTCTCTCGTTAGGATCTTTGTTTCCTTGGAGGGAGAAGCTGGAAGCCCTGAGTGTAAGCATTTCCCAATGAACAGCAGAGCCCTGGCGCGGGTCAGTTCCAGGAGATACCAGGCCCGGCTCCTGTTTCAGGCCTGTATGAGGCTGAGTCCGGGATTAGAGCTGGAATAAGGAGGAGCAATTAGGATGAAGcccagggagagaagagagacttgagggagaaaaaaagctCAAAGGAGGAGGCCACCGAGACCCTAGAGGAGACTCGCCACCAGGCCCACGTGCCCATTTCATCTCAGACCTCCAGCCAGACTCATTTTTGCTCTgggaagcttttctttttaaagttgtgGTGGTTTTAGGTttgtggcttccccagtggctcagcagtaaaggtttgatccctgggtcaggaagatcccctggaggagggcatgacagcccactccagtattcttgccaggaaaaccccagggacacaggagcctggtaggctacggtccatggggtcgcaaagagtcagacacaagtgactaagcacattttTAGGTTTGGGGTTTGTCTTTGGTCTTTAGACTAAAGGTTGTTTTACCTTTAGATTCGTAGATTCTGAAGTTTTGCCGAAGTTCTAAGGAaccacatgttgttgttgttttctaagttgtgtccaacattttacaatgccatggactgtagtccaccaggctcctctgtccaaggaatttcccagctgagaatactggagtgggttgccatttcctcttccagggaatcttcctgaccccgggattgaacccgcatctcctgcattggcaggcggattctttaccactgagccacctgggaagccctaaggagCCACTTAAGTGGTAACGATTTGCTTTGATCCTTCAGAGGCACTTTTCTCTTTAAACAGTGCAGACTTTCAGACACCCAATCATCTTTGTTCTTGAGAGGCGAGGTcagtctgattccaaagtccCACTAGTGGGTTGTATGAAATGCATCCTGGGACCAAAGAAAGGGTCCTATCCCCGCACCATTTTTGTCCGAGGCACGCAGCCCCCAGATACCACCCACCACGCCTCGTGTCCCTTCCTCTTGTTGCCTGGGAAGAGAATGGGGAGCCTGGCTTGGCAAGCTTCTCTGTACCTTGGGCTCCTCTAAGACCCAGGGACCTCCTTTGCTCTTCTgccttgtgtgtgtgagtgtatgtataGGGGCCACTGGAGGGGCTGTTTTGATCCTCAATCTCTGAACTCTTCTTCCAGAAACTCCTTCAACGAATTGAAGAACTGGAGAGGATAATTAGAGAAAGGGGCGAATTCCTGGTAATATCAGCCAGTTCTGCGGGAAAGGGTGGTGAGAGAGGATGGTTAGGGGTAGGATGGTTGCCCAGAGCCTGGCCCCTCTCCCGGGGCTCACCCAGATTCCCACCCCAGGGGTCTGCATGCCTCCATTCTAGGATGATATATGTCCCCTGCCTCTTGGGGTGCCGTCCCTGGCATGTGGGAACATTCTTTCCCTGCTCATTGGTCCATCTGGGGCCCACACGGGACACAAAACCAGCTGCCCAAGATGCACTGGTTTCTTGAAGGACAGTACTTCTCCTTGGGGCTTCGGAAAGACCCACCCTATCCTGTGCTGTTCTGTTCTGTTCCTAAAGCTTCCTGGGATTAAACTAggggtgtgtgtgctgtgtgtgttcgGTGTGTCTGtgcttgtctgtgtgtgtggtcttTCACTGTCAGGAATTATTAAACCGGAAGCTGAGTGGGATGCCGTCTGCAGAAGAGGCCACCATGGTCACCTGGGAAGAGCTGGAGCAGGCGATTACTGATGGCTGGAAGGGCTCACAAACGGTAAATAAGGGTGGGGGGtcctgggggtgggcagtggtCTTGGAAGGGGCCCCTGAACCCCACAGTGTTCTGTTATGTGGAtgtttataatttccttcatgagttttc includes:
- the PRPSAP1 gene encoding phosphoribosyl pyrophosphate synthase-associated protein 1 isoform X2, with translation MGLVSLKNPDLHVSIRLVPETVDVNTAVMELLIMAYALKTACARNIIGVIPYFPYSKQSKMRKRGSIVCKLLASMLAKAGLTHIITMDLHQKEIQGFFSFPVDNLRASPFLLQYIQEEIPNYRNAVIVAKSPDAAKRAQSYAERLRLGLAVIHGEAQCAEMDMDDGRHSPPMVKNATVHPGLELPLMMAKEKPPITVVGDVGGRIAIIVDDIIDDVESFVAAAEILKERGAYRIYVMATHGILSAEAPRLIEESSIDEVVVTNTVPHEVQKLQCPKIKTVDISLILSEAIRRIHNGESMAYLFRNITVDD